The following are encoded in a window of Dethiobacter alkaliphilus AHT 1 genomic DNA:
- a CDS encoding polysaccharide biosynthesis protein — protein sequence MDFKINRWQFILMIIDLHLVALSLYAALQLRFDFAIQQPYLALYFQQVIPLTILAIAIFYLLGLYRRLWQYASIGELALIVFSVSIAYIHIYLYTRFFVQPFPRSSYIIAWILSIALIGGTRFAIRFLRRTNNNCHSECETRVLIVGAGCAGTMVLKELQNHYYARLPKPVGFIDDDKAKERSIIHGVKVLGPRQDIPQIVETHNVDEIIIAMPSAPKDEVREIARICSKLPVKVSILPGVYEILSGDVSISKIRPVEIEDLLGRQEVKINLTEIASYLKKETVLVTGAGGSIGSELCRQITRFQPDTLILLDHTENSVYDIEMELQKRNLPCEIIPVVADIRDRKRIDLIFSTYNPTVIFHAAAHKHVPLMEANRTEAIKNNIFGTKNVAEAAHKYNAKSFLLISTDKAVNPTSVMGATKRIAEMVIQITSRKSNTRFCAVRFGNVLGSRGSVIPLFRKQIEAGGPVTVTSPEMTRYFMTIPEAVQLVIQAGAMGEKGEIFVLDMGEPVKITDLAHDLIRLSGFEPNKDIHISYTGIRPGEKLYEELLTNEEGNKTTKHTRIFIAKATDMTTIGFRQEMAHLSKILKEDLMSHNSHFTEIFQEKQWIKDTKVTHFPIKQLER from the coding sequence ATGGACTTCAAAATCAACCGCTGGCAATTTATCTTAATGATTATCGACCTACATCTTGTTGCCCTGTCTTTATATGCTGCCCTGCAACTACGCTTTGATTTTGCCATCCAACAACCCTATCTGGCCCTCTATTTCCAGCAAGTAATACCTCTAACCATCCTTGCAATAGCCATCTTCTACCTACTGGGCCTTTATCGTCGACTCTGGCAGTACGCCAGCATAGGAGAACTGGCACTCATCGTCTTTTCAGTCTCCATCGCCTACATACATATCTATTTATACACCCGCTTCTTTGTTCAACCATTCCCCCGCAGCTCATACATAATTGCCTGGATTCTAAGCATCGCACTAATTGGCGGCACCCGCTTTGCCATTCGCTTTCTACGACGTACAAACAATAATTGTCATTCAGAATGCGAAACCCGGGTACTCATCGTCGGTGCAGGTTGCGCCGGTACCATGGTCCTAAAAGAATTGCAAAACCATTACTATGCCCGCCTGCCCAAGCCCGTTGGTTTTATCGATGACGATAAAGCAAAGGAGCGCTCCATCATCCATGGTGTAAAAGTGCTGGGCCCACGCCAGGATATACCCCAAATCGTAGAAACTCACAACGTAGATGAAATAATTATTGCCATGCCTTCAGCACCCAAAGATGAAGTCCGGGAAATTGCCCGAATCTGCAGCAAGCTGCCGGTAAAGGTCAGTATACTGCCCGGCGTTTACGAAATTCTAAGCGGCGATGTATCAATCAGCAAAATCCGCCCCGTGGAAATCGAAGACCTCTTAGGCCGCCAGGAAGTTAAAATTAACCTCACGGAAATAGCCTCGTACCTTAAAAAAGAAACCGTACTGGTAACCGGTGCCGGCGGCTCCATCGGATCCGAACTCTGCCGCCAAATCACCCGCTTCCAGCCAGATACACTAATTCTCCTGGATCACACCGAAAACAGCGTCTACGATATAGAGATGGAATTGCAAAAAAGAAACCTGCCCTGCGAAATCATCCCCGTGGTAGCAGATATCCGTGACCGCAAACGTATCGACCTAATCTTCTCAACCTACAATCCAACAGTAATCTTCCACGCCGCCGCCCACAAACACGTCCCCCTCATGGAAGCCAACCGTACCGAAGCCATCAAAAACAATATCTTCGGCACCAAAAACGTTGCCGAAGCAGCCCACAAGTACAACGCTAAAAGCTTCCTCCTCATTTCCACAGATAAAGCGGTCAACCCCACCAGCGTCATGGGCGCCACCAAACGCATAGCAGAAATGGTAATCCAGATAACCTCCAGAAAATCAAATACCCGCTTCTGCGCCGTACGCTTCGGAAACGTCCTGGGCTCCCGCGGCAGCGTGATCCCCCTCTTTAGAAAACAAATCGAAGCAGGTGGGCCGGTAACAGTAACCTCCCCGGAAATGACTCGCTACTTCATGACCATCCCCGAAGCAGTACAACTGGTAATCCAAGCCGGCGCCATGGGTGAAAAAGGAGAAATATTCGTCCTGGACATGGGCGAACCGGTAAAAATCACCGATCTGGCCCACGATCTCATCCGCCTCTCCGGCTTCGAACCAAACAAAGACATACATATCTCCTACACCGGTATCCGCCCCGGCGAAAAACTCTACGAAGAGCTACTAACCAACGAAGAAGGTAACAAAACAACCAAACACACCCGCATCTTCATCGCCAAAGCCACCGACATGACCACCATCGGCTTCCGCCAGGAAATGGCCCACCTTAGTAAAATACTAAAAGAAGACCTAATGTCTCACAACAGCCACTTCACCGAAATATTCCAGGAAAAACAATGGATAAAAGATACCAAGGTCACCCATTTCCCAATAAAGCAGCTGGAGCGATAA
- a CDS encoding CpsD/CapB family tyrosine-protein kinase yields MKKKKRKTNTHATDNYLDKLITSKNAKSPVSEAFRTIRTNIEFSDIDKDKKTLLTTSATQGEGKSVVTANLGVTMAMAGKRVLILDADLRNPTMHKIFNVRNNVGITNLLLNGSISLEETLVSPRPNLYFLPCGPLPPNPAELLGSKKMRDFITSLEEHFDIILVDAPPALAVTDASVLASYLDGVILIAASGQAPLEQVVAAKEQLLKVKANILGVVLNKVPQGNGSYYYHYHYGQ; encoded by the coding sequence ATGAAAAAGAAGAAACGAAAAACCAATACTCATGCCACTGACAATTATTTAGACAAGCTAATTACCAGTAAAAATGCCAAGTCCCCTGTATCTGAAGCCTTCCGGACAATTCGTACCAACATAGAGTTCTCCGATATAGACAAGGACAAAAAAACACTTCTTACCACCAGCGCCACCCAGGGGGAAGGGAAGTCGGTAGTCACCGCCAATCTGGGAGTGACCATGGCCATGGCGGGTAAACGGGTCCTGATTCTCGATGCCGACCTACGCAACCCAACCATGCACAAAATCTTCAATGTCCGAAATAATGTGGGTATCACAAACCTCCTACTTAACGGCTCAATCTCTTTGGAAGAAACTTTAGTATCGCCACGACCCAACCTTTATTTTCTACCATGCGGCCCTCTCCCACCCAATCCGGCAGAACTTCTGGGGTCAAAGAAAATGCGGGACTTTATAACCAGCCTGGAAGAGCACTTTGACATAATCCTGGTTGACGCCCCCCCGGCTCTGGCCGTAACCGATGCGTCGGTCCTGGCCAGCTACTTAGACGGTGTGATCCTGATAGCAGCTTCAGGACAGGCTCCCCTGGAACAGGTGGTTGCCGCCAAAGAACAACTTTTGAAAGTAAAAGCCAATATCCTCGGAGTAGTTTTAAACAAAGTACCCCAAGGTAACGGCTCCTACTACTACCATTACCACTACGGGCAGTAG
- a CDS encoding YveK family protein, whose product MEQEIEIREIVAIVSKRWKAILALFIFAVATSLVASLYFIQPVYESSATLLVGKPTEGTQVVIQDVQLNRQLVKTYEEIARSGVVASAVIQDLNLDMSVNQLRGMINVRQVSDTEIISISVSDNSPDRAAFLANSVANTFITKVGTIMNLDNVSIIDEAEPSTSAVSPRPNLNAAIAGVLAIMLGVFMAFALEYMDNTIKTPKDVEQNLELPLLGTIPFFEGE is encoded by the coding sequence GTGGAGCAGGAAATTGAGATACGAGAGATAGTAGCCATTGTCTCCAAGCGTTGGAAAGCCATACTGGCACTTTTTATTTTCGCCGTTGCAACAAGCCTTGTTGCCAGCCTCTATTTTATCCAACCGGTTTATGAATCTTCGGCCACACTTCTGGTAGGAAAGCCTACAGAAGGCACACAGGTGGTTATCCAGGACGTACAGCTAAACCGGCAACTGGTTAAAACCTATGAGGAGATCGCCCGCAGCGGTGTCGTTGCCTCTGCTGTGATCCAGGATCTTAATCTGGATATGTCGGTAAATCAATTGCGCGGCATGATAAATGTCCGTCAGGTATCAGATACCGAAATCATCTCCATCAGCGTCAGCGACAATTCGCCGGACCGCGCAGCTTTTCTGGCCAACAGCGTGGCCAATACCTTTATTACCAAAGTCGGCACCATCATGAACCTGGACAATGTCAGCATTATTGATGAAGCGGAGCCCTCAACATCAGCGGTCTCGCCCCGTCCCAACCTAAATGCAGCTATAGCCGGAGTTTTAGCAATTATGCTGGGAGTATTTATGGCCTTCGCCCTGGAGTACATGGACAACACAATCAAGACTCCCAAAGACGTAGAGCAGAATCTCGAACTTCCCCTACTGGGAACCATTCCATTTTTTGAGGGTGAATAG
- a CDS encoding tyrosine-protein phosphatase yields MSFIDIHCHLIPEVDDGARDMDHALVLAQSLVATGFSTVIATPHYGEDYSSSYQSHIQKQYNLLVENLKQEGVPLSVFLGGEILLTPQVLEQAQAKKLPTLHDTPYVLLELPFYQPVPTYAGETIFQLQALGYKPILAHPERILALHNNYKQLDEFGQSGVLFQINAGSLAGRYGKAAKHMAAELLKRGSVHFLATDTHNSTGPGDFTNLKQKSELPIDELVHNNPARLLSGGSVASVQPPKAPSLLERLCKHFS; encoded by the coding sequence ATGAGTTTCATAGACATTCATTGTCATCTTATCCCCGAAGTGGATGACGGCGCGCGCGATATGGACCATGCGCTGGTGCTGGCCCAGTCATTGGTAGCAACCGGCTTTTCCACTGTAATTGCCACCCCACATTATGGCGAAGATTACTCATCCTCATACCAATCCCACATCCAAAAGCAGTACAACTTGCTTGTTGAAAACCTGAAGCAGGAAGGGGTACCTCTTTCTGTTTTTTTAGGCGGTGAAATCCTATTAACCCCACAGGTTCTAGAACAGGCCCAGGCAAAAAAACTCCCCACGCTGCACGATACCCCTTATGTGCTGCTGGAACTTCCTTTTTACCAACCGGTACCCACCTATGCCGGGGAAACAATCTTTCAGCTACAGGCGTTGGGTTATAAGCCTATTTTGGCGCATCCGGAACGGATATTAGCCCTGCATAATAATTATAAACAGTTGGATGAATTCGGGCAGTCCGGAGTTTTATTTCAGATAAATGCCGGCAGTTTGGCAGGCAGATACGGCAAAGCCGCCAAGCACATGGCAGCTGAGCTTCTCAAACGGGGTAGTGTACATTTTCTGGCCACCGATACCCATAATTCAACAGGACCCGGTGACTTCACGAACCTAAAACAGAAATCCGAACTCCCCATCGATGAGTTGGTACATAATAACCCCGCCCGGCTGCTATCCGGTGGTTCCGTGGCTTCTGTACAGCCACCTAAGGCCCCATCGCTGCTGGAAAGATTATGTAAACATTTTTCTTAA